DNA from Thermodesulfobacteriota bacterium:
CCCAGGAAGGTTTTATCCCGGTGGCTCCGGTCCCTTCTGGCCACCGCAACGGAATTCTGTTCGATATCCCGCGGCCCGATCTCGACCCGCAGGGGAATGCCCTTTTTGATCCATTCCCAGTTCCGGGCCCCGCCGAGGTCCCGGGCATCCGTCTCCACCGTCAGGGGTCGCCCGGCGTAGGTTATGCTCCTGAGCCGCCGGGCCAGATTATCCACCACCGTCATCACCGTCTGGCGGTCGGTTTCCTTGCGGATGATCGGCAGCAGCACCACATGGGCCGGGGATATGCGGGGAGGCATGACCATGCCGTCGTCGTCGGCATGGCACATGATCAGCCCCCCGATAAGCCGGGTGGACACCCCCCAGGAGGTAGTCCAGGCGAAAGCCTCTTCGCCCTTCTCCGTCTGGAAACGGATATCCGAGGCCCGGGCGAAATTCTGGCCCAGCATGTGGGAAGTGCCGGCCTGCAAGGCCTTCCGGTCCTGCATCATGGCCTCGATGCAACGCGTTTCCACGGCGCCGGGGAAGCGCTCCGTTTCGGTTTTCCGGCCCTTGATGACCGGAATGGCCAGGTAGTCCCTGGCCAGGAGCTCATACATATCCAGCATCTGCGCCATGCGCTCGGTGGCCTCGGCCTCGGTGGCGTGGGCAGTATGGCCTTCCTGCCATAAAAACTCGGTGGTCCTCAGAAAAATCCGGGTGCGCATCTCCCAGCGGACAACATTGGCCCACTGATTGATGACTACCGGCAGGTCCCGGTAACTCTTCACCCATCGGGAGAAAGCGTCGCCGATAATGGTCTCCGACGTCGGCCGGACAATGAGCGGCTCGGCCAGCGGTCCGGCCGGAGCCAATCCCTGACCGGATTTTTCCAGCCGGTGGTGGGTGACGACGGCGCACTCCTTGGCGAACCCTTCCACATGGGCCGCTTCCTTTTCCAGAAACGCCAGGGGGATGAAAATGGGAAAATAGGCGTTCTTCACGCCGCAGGACTTGAACATGCCGTCCAGCGTGAAACGGATATTTTCCCACAACTCGTATCCCCACGGTTTGATGACCATGCAGCCGCGGACCGGCGAGAGTTCCGCCATGTCCGCCGCCCGGACGACCTGCTGATACCACTCGGCATAATTCTCCGCCCGTGTCGGGGAGATGCCCTGCTGCTCCTGCTTTGCCATGTTACTCCTTTTTGTCGCTCTTCCTGCGCCACTGTTTTTCCAGCCGCTGGGCTTCCTTCAGCAGCGCCTCCACCAGTTTATCTTCGGGCATGGTCTTTACGATCCGTCCCTTTTTAAACAACACACCCGCGCCGTCTCCGCCGGCAATGCCCACATCCGCGCCTTTGGCTTCCCCGGGACCGTTGACGGCACAGCCCATCACCGCCACGGTAAAGGGCGCCCGCATCTTCATCAGACTCCGCTCCACCGCTTCGGCGATGGAAAACAGGTCGATCCGGCACCGGCCGCAGGTGGGGCAGGAGATGATTTCCGGCCCGACCCGGCGGATGTCCAGAGCTTTTAAAATTTCAAAACCGGCCCGCACCTCCTCCACCGGATCCCGGGTCAGGGAAACGCGGATGGTATCGCCGATACCGTCGGCCAGCAGCAGGCCGATGCCCACGGACGACTTGACCAGTCCGGGTACCAGCCCGCCGGCCTCGGTCACCCCGACGTGAAGCGGATAGTCACACTGTTCGGCCACCAGCCGGTAACAGGCCACCGTGCGGTGTACGTCCGAGGCCTTGACCGATATTTTGATATTGTCAAAGCCGGCTGCTTCGAAAATGGCGATATTGCGAAAAACACTCTCGGCCATGGCCGCGGCCGTCGGGCCGCCATGTTTCTTTAACAGGTCCTTTTCCACGGATCCGGCATTCACGCCGATGCGGATGGGCACACCCTTTTCTTTTGCCCGGGCGATCACTTTGCATGTCTTGTCCCGACCGCCGATGTTGCCGGGGTTGATGCGCAGGCCGTCGGCGCCGGCTTCCAGCGCGGCCACGGCCAGGCGCCAGTTGAAATGGACATCGGCAATCAACGGGATCCGGATCTGTTTTTTAATAGCGGCAATGGCTTCGGCCGCGTCCATGTCCGGCACCGCCACCCGGACGATCTCACAGCCGGCTTCCTGCAAACGGTCGATCTGGGCCACCGTTGCCGCCACGTCGGACGTGTCGGTATTGGTCATGGACTGAACGGCGATGGGCGCGCCGCCGCCCACGGGTACCGGGCCGACATGAATCCGCCGCGTTTTCCTCCTTTTGATGTTAAAAGCCGTCATGACATTGACCTGCCGTAGACATCCTCAAGCCGTTCGATGTCCGTCTCGCCCAGGACCTCACCGGTCTGAACTTCGATCACGTCCAGAACGCCGTCGCCGATGTTTTCCAGCCGGTGCACAACACCCGGGGGGATGTCCACCGAGGCGTTGGCCGTCAATTCAAGAACCTGATCGCCCTTGCGGACCAGGGCCCGGCCGGACAGCACCACCCAGTGCTCGGCCCGGTGGCGATGCCGCTGCAGTGACAGCTTCTCCCCGCGCCTGACTGTCAGCCGGTTGACGTGAAACCGCCCGGAGATCACCAACTGCTCGCAGGTACCCCAGGGCCGGTACCCGGTCTTGTGGTTCAGGGCCTCCCGCCGGCTGCCCTGCTTTAGCTGGTCGACGATGGCCTTTACGTCCTGGGCCCGGTCGCGGGGCGAAATCAGGACGGCGTCGGCGGTCTCCACGATAATATGGTTGTCGATGCCGACCGCCGCCAGCATCCGGGAGGTGGACCTCAGGTAGCAGTTGGTGACGTCCCGGGTGACCACGTCCCCCTCGATCACGTTCCGATCCCCATCCTTGTCGCCTACGCCCCACAGGGCTTCCCAGGAACCGAGATCGTTCCAGCGGGCGGCCAGCGGTACCATCACGCCCCGGTCCGTTTTTTCCATGACGGCGTAGTCAATGGAGTCAGAGGGGCAGGCTTCAAACATTTTCTCATCCAGCCGGAAGAAATCCAGGTCGACTCGTCCTTTGACGACCGCTTCCCGGCAATGATGCACGATATCAGGCGCGAATCTTTCCAGTTCCGACAGCATCGCCGCGGCCTTGAACATGAACATACCGCTGTTCCAGAAATACCGGCCGGTCCGGAGATAGTCTTCGGCCGTCTGTCTGTCCGGTTTCTCGACAAAGGCGTCGATCCGGGCTGCCTTGGCAAATTCCAGCGGCACCCCACCGGAAATCTCCGGAGGGCTGCCTTTCCGTATGTACCCGTAACCCGTTTCCGGGGCAGCCGGAACCACGCCGAAGGCGATCAGGGCGCCCAGGTCGGCGAAAAAGCGACCGACGGTCAACGCCTCGGAAAAGGAATATCCGTCGGCAAAACGACCGTCCTCTATGTAATGATCGGAAGGCATGACCAGCAGGGTTGGATCACCGTCCCGTTCCAGGGCCGCCAGGGCTGCCACCGCCACCGCCGGAGCGGTATTCCGGCCGAATGGCTCCAGGATGATCCGGTCCGGAGCGGCCTCGATCTTGCGCATCTGTTCGGCCACCATGAAGCGATGAATTTCGTTACACAGGACAATGGGACGGCCCATGTCCGGAACGCCGGCCAGGCGCCGCACGGTCGCCTGGATCATGGTATCCGAACCGGTCAGGGGCATCAGTTGCTTGGGATAAAACTGCCGGGAAAGCGGCCAGAGCCGCGTGCCGGATCCCCCGGCAAGAATAACGGGGAACAGCATCTTTCCTCCGGAACACTATTGACCGACAGGGCCGTCCGCGACACGACGTCCGCAAATCGCTCACCGGCCCGCCAGCGCGGGCCATCCGTCAGCGCGAAAAACCCGCCCTTTCAACGATAAACCAGGGATTGGTCATATTCTCCCTGTTATAAACCATGGGCTGCCCGGTTTCATGACAGTAAAAACGGGCCCCGGCGTTCTCGGCCACGGCCTGTCCCGCCGCGATATCCCATTCCATGGTCGGCCCCAGCCGGGGATAAATATCCGCCTCGCCGGCCGCCACCAGGCAGATTTTCAGGGAACTGCCGGCGCTGGTGAACTCCACCTCGCCGTGCGCCTCCCGCATCTTTTCCACAAAGTCCCTGACCTCATCGGTCAGGTGGGAACGGCTGCCGACAATCTTGAGCGTGCTCCGCGGGGGGAGCGCTCTGGGCAGAGATGTCGCCCGGGCCAGGACCTCCTCGACGGACCGGATATTCCCCGTGCCGACGTCGTCAATGACGCTCTGGTCCTCAATCACATAAGCGCCCAGCCCCCTGGCGCCGAAATAGAGCAGGGACTTGACGGGCACCAGCACAACGCCCATGACCGGGGCGTCGTTGTCGATCAGGGCGATATTGACGGTGAACTCCCCGTTGCGCTTGACGAACTCCTTGGTGCCGTCCAGGGGATCGACCATCCACAACCGTTTCCATTGGCGTCTCTCGGGAAAAGGGATGTTCCGGCCTTCTTCACTTAGAATCGGAATGCCCGTAGGCGCCAGATGCGCGGTGATGATCTCATGGGCCCGCCGGTCGGCCAGGGTCAGGGGAGTTTTGTCCTCCTTCTGCTCTACGGCGAAATCCGAATGATACACGTCCAGAATCGCCTGGCCGGCTTCGGCACCGGCCCGAAGAGACACTAATAGCAACTGAAAATCATCGTCCATCCTGCTTGTTTCCCGGGGAGATTGGCGGTGGAGGCGGCATCCGGATTTGAACCGGAGATGTCGGTTTTGCAGACCGATGCCTTACCACTTGGCTATGCCGCCTCAAAAAAAAATGGAGCGGGAAACGGGATTTGAACCCGCGACTTCAACCTTGGCAAGGTTGCACTCTACCACTGAGTTATTCCCGCTCGTTGTGGATAAACCGTCTTTTAAACTTCTTTGTCTCTCCTTGTCAATAGAAAATTCATGAAATATTCGGGTCAGACCGGAAAAGGAATCATATCCAGACCGCGGTCTTCAGGAAGGCCGAACATGATATTCATGTTCTGCACCGCCTGCCCGGAAGCGCCCTTAACCAGATTATCGATGGCGGAAACCAGGATCAGTCGCCGGGTGGGGGCGTCCACGGCCACGCCGATATCGCAGTAGTTGCTGCCCCGCACGAACCGCGTTTCCGGGAACCGGCCTTCCGGACAGATCCGGACAAATTTCCGACCGCGGTAACAGTCGCCCAGGATATCCCGCACATCCCCGGCGGTCAGGTCTCCGGCCAGATCGGCATATACGGTCGACAGCATTCCCCTGATCATCGGCACCAGATGGGGCACGAAGGTCAGCCCCACGGGGCCGCCGGCCTCGGCGCTCAACACGCTTCTTATCTCCGGGGCGTGGCGGTGACCGTTCACCTTATAGGCCTTGAATGACTCGCTGACCTCACAGATATGCACGCCCAGTGACGGCGACCGGCCGGCGCCGCTGACGCCGGACTTGGAATCGGCAATTATGGCGGTGCCGCCGAGCACTTCCCGCCGGATCAGGGGAATCAGCGGGAGCAGGATACTGGTCGGATAGCAGCCGGGATTGCCCACCAGCCGAGCCTCCCTTATTTTCTCCTGATAGATCTCGCACAACCCGTAAACGCTCTGCCGGCAATAATCCGGGGCCGTGTGCTGGCGGTAAACCGTTTCATAGACCCCGGGATCGGAAAACCGGAAGTCCGCCGACAGGTCGATCACCCGGCAGCCCCGGTCCAGGAGCCCGGGAGCGATCGTCATGGGAAGTTCGTGCGGCAGGGCCGTAAATACGACATCCGCGTTTTCCGCCACTTCATCCGCTGAAAATTCCCGGCAAACGGCATCCACGTCGCCGGCAAAAGACGGATAGATATCCGCCACCGGCTGACCGATATACTGCCGGGACGTTACCATGGTGACTTCCACGTCCGGATGCCGGACCAGCAGCCGGATCAGTTCCGCCCCGGTATACCCGGTCGCGCCCACCACCACCGCTCTGATCATAATTCCTCTATCTTATTAAATAGTTATGTTTTATATGCGCACTTTTTAGCATTATTGGATAATCGCATCATTATAAAATGATGGCAATGAAAATTTATACGGTTTAAGGTTCAAGGTCCAGGGTTTGAGGTAAAACGCCCCTTGAACCTCAAACCGTGTACCTTAAACCTTCTTAATTCGACATTGCCGGGGAAAGTGAATCATGATAAAAAAACTCAAAAAACCATATGAAAGGAAGGAGAACAAACCATGTTCAATCCTGAAAAACTCCTGGGTGGACTGCTGCGCAGCGGCATGAAGCGCGGCGGTCTGGGGTCCCTGGTCTCCAGCGGCGCGGCCCTGGGGCTGCTGGGCGTGGCCATGGAAGCCGTGGAACATTATATGAACCGACCGGCCGGGACGGCCGGTAGTGGCATGATACCGCCGGCACCATCGTCAGCCGGAGCGGGTGTAGCGGGAACTGTACCTCCGCCCCCTCCCGGCCAGCCGGCGTCGGCGCCTCCCCCTCCCCCGCCGGGCGGACCGCCCGTCCCGCCCCCGGCTGCCGCCGACTCCGGTTCCGACCAGGCTGTTCTGCTGATCCGGGCCATGATCGCCGCGGCCAATGCCGACGGCGTCATCGACGCCCCGGAACGAACCGCCATCCTGGACCGGCTCAAGAGCGTCCAGTTGAGCCCGGAAGAGCATCAGTTCATCATGCAGGAACTGCTGGAGCCCAGACCCATGCGGGAGATCGCGGCGGCCGCCGCAACGCCTGAACTGGCGAGTCAGGTGTACCTGGCTTCCCTGCTGGCTATCACGGTGGATACGGATGAGGAACTGGACTACCTGCAGGGCCTGGCCAGAGCGCTTCGTTTGGACAAGGAAACCCTGGCCGCCCTCCATGAACAGGCCGGCGTCAATGTATTCTTTTAAAAGGAGATCCCCATGACCCAGTGGTTTTTGAGCTATGACGGTAACCAGATCGGCCCCATGGACCAGGCCCAGGCCGCGGCCCAGGCCCGCAAAAATTCAAACGGCTTTGCCTGGCGGGAAGGCTTTGCCCAGTGGCAGCCCATCGCCAGCGTCGGCGAACTGACCTCGCCCCAGGCGGCCCAGGCGGCCATGCCGCCGCCGGTAGGCGCCTCGCGGCGCTCCGATGAAATCGATTTTAAAATCATGGGCGCCGAGATGCAATTCGTCGAGATCGAGCTCGATCCCGGCGAAAGCGCCCTGGCCGAGGCCGGCGCCATGATGTACAAGGACAGCCGGGTGGAAATGCAGACCGTTTTCGGTGACGGCTCGGGCACGGGAGGCGGCGGCTTCATGGACAAGCTGCTGGGCGCCGGCAAGCGCCTGATCACCGGTGAGAGTCTGTTTATGACCGTCTTTACCAACAATGGCCAGGGCAAGGCCCACGCGGCCTTTGGCGCGCCCTACCCGGGCAATATCATTCCGGTGCATTTAAAAGAGATCGGCGGCGTTCTCATCTGCCAGAAGGACAGTTTCCTGTGCGCGGCCAAAGGTGTGGCCATCGGCATTTTTTTCCAGAAAAAAATCCTCACCGGCCTGTTCGGCGGCGAAGGCTTCATCATGCAGAAGCTGGAGGGCGACGGGCTGGTCTTCATGCACGCCGGCGGCACGGTGGTGGACCGGACCCTGAAGGCCGGGGAAACGCTGCACGTGGATACCGGCTGCATCGTGGCCCTGGAGCCCGGCGTGCAGTTCGACATCCAGCAGGCCGGCAACATCAAATCAGCCCTGTTTGGCGGTGAAGGACTTTTCTTCGCCACCCTGCAGGGACCCGGCCGGGTATGGCTCCAGTCCCTGCCCTTTTCGCGCCTGGCCGGCCGCATGCTCCAGGCGGCCCCCCAGCGCGGCGGCAGCACCGGCGAGGGATCCGTCCTGGGAGGATTGGGTACCCTTCTGGGCGGCGACAGATAAGACCGCCTAATCCTGTTGACACACCGGGACGGCCTTGCTATGGATAATGGGCCTAAAATAACCGTACCTTATTAATATATTGAAAACCGGTCTTCGGACCCAGACAAGAAAAGGAGAAAAGAACAATGTCAATGATGGATTATTCATGCAAGCAGTTTCTGACTGAACTCGCCTCCAAGGCCGCCGTCCCGGGCGGGGGCGGAGCCGCGGCCCTGGGCGGTGCCATCGGCATGTGCCTGAGCAACATGGTCGGCAACCTGACCGTGGGCAAGAAGAAATATGCCGAGGTCGAGGATGAGGTCAAGAAGCTCATGGATCGCGGTACCGAGATTATCGAAAAACTCAAGGAACTGGTGGACAAGGACGCCGAGGTGTTCGAGCCCCTTTCCAAAGCCTACGGACTGCCCAAGGACACCCCGGAACAGGCCAAGCAGAAGGAAATCACCATCGAGAACTGCAGCAAGGTAGCCTGCTCGGTGCCCATGGAGATCATGCGCTATGCCTATGAAGGCATCAAAATCCATCAGCGCATGGGCCAGATCGGATCCATGCTGGCCCTGTCGGACGTGGGTTGCGGCGTGACCTTTTTAAAGAGCGCCCTGGTCGCCGGAAGCCTTAATGTAATCATTAACCTTAATACAATCAAAGATCCGGATTTTAAGGGAAAAACGCAGACGGAAATGGACCAGCTGATTAACGACGGGTCCAAGCTGGCGGATGAAACCCTCAACCTGGTGATTACCAAACTGAAGAAATAAGGAGTTGCAAAATGGCGGAAATTCTGAAAGCGAAACCCGTGGTAGAAGCGATCAAAGCGGAACTGACGGAAAAGGTCGCTCAACTCAAAGGCCGCGGTATCTCTCCCAAGCTGGGCATCATCCGCGTCGGCGCCCGGCCGGACGACCTGTTCTATGAGGGCGGCGCCAAGAAAACCTGCGCCGGCATCGGCATGGAATGCGAAGTGTTCGAATATCCGGAAACCATCGGACAGGAAGACCTGGAAAAAGCCGTGACCGGCGTCGGCGCCAAAAAGGACGTGCACGGCATCCTCATGTTCTTCCCCCTGCCCAAGCATTTGGACGCCCGGAAAATCCGGGAACTGATCCCGGTGGAAAAAGACGTCGACTGCCTGACCACCGGCGGCGCCGCCAAGATCTTCACCGACGACCCCACCGGCTTTCCCCCCTGCACACCGACGGCCTGCATGGAGATGCTGCATTTCTACAACGTCCCCATCAAAGGCAAGAAGTGCACCGTGGTGGGCCGGTCCCTGGTCGTGGGCAAGCCCTTGGCCATGCTGCTGCTGCGTGAGCACGGCACGGTCACCATCTGCCATTCCCGGACCGAGAACCTGGCCGGCGTGTGCCAGGATGCCGAGATCCTGATCGCGGCCGTGGGCAAGGCCAAGATGGTCAAGGGCAATTTTGTCAAACCGGGCCAGATCGTCATCGACGTGGGCATCAACCCGGACCCGGACAACCCCGGCAAGTACTGCGGCGACGTGGATTTCGCGGAAGCCGAACCGATCGTAGCCAGAATCTCGCCGGTACCCGCCGGCGTGGGTTCGGTCACCACCTCGGTACTGTGCAAGCAGACCCTCAAAGCCTGCGAACAGCAAACAGCCTGATCGACCCGGACGGCACCGGGCTGACCAACGCCTGATTAAAGACAAAAAGCAGCTTTCCGACCCTCACATTCGATCGGAAAGCTGCTTTTTTTTGTTTATGGGCCAGGGTGTCCGCCTCTGGCATAAAACCTGGGACAATATCGGCAGGATCGGAAGTTAAGAGGGATTGAATCCCTGTTTGATCGATTCACCCCGCATCTTAAATTGAAGCGGAGGCGTATCATACGGCGTGCAGGGCAGAGGAGAGGTCATGCACCAGTTTTTATATAATGGCTTATAAAAAGTAATATTTTCCTCAACTATCTTAATGACAAACGCTTCTTCCTGGTGTTCCTTAACTAATTGATTGAGTTCCGCAACCGTTTGCATCTTTGGTTTTTTCCCCGCGCAATAAAGTGAGCCGATGGAAATGGAAAGGCAAAAAACGCTTACCACAACAGGCAGAGACCATTTATGTTCTGAAATGGATTTTATGAGCCTGCACAGCAGCGGCGCTATGGAAAACGAGCCGAAGACCAGCATGATTGAAAAACCGAATCGGATATCGGGTGCTGTCATAAACCAGAAAAGCACGCTGATCAGGGAGATCAGACAGGCAATTGGAAAGTCTGTGGCCCTATCTGTTTTCAAGACAAGAAAACTGACAAAAAAGACCAGTGAACAAAAAACGAAAAGCATAACGAACACCATATTATAATCCACGCTAATCCATGGGAGGAACCAATGCATGAACCCCTGCCCTAACACCTCCTGTGGAGAAAGCCCCGGCACCCTTGCCCAGGATGCAATCCACTGACTGTCTGAGACCAGCGTCCGCAGGGGAATCTTCCATTCCACATTAAAAAAATCCACATATCTGAATGGATAAATCAAATACCCGGAAACAATGACGTTTCTTATTAAAAAGGGGATGTATAAGGATACCACCGGCAGGCCGTAAGCAAATAGGGCCGTAAAATATTTTTTATTCTTTAAATCATCATACAGCAAATACAGGCCGTACAATCCCAGAGGCAGAAACGTCAGCTTGACGGTAATGGCGTAAAGACTGACCCACAACGCCATAATTTTACGCGCCGGGGACTTTTGCGTTTCCGCCATACTGATCAGCGCCATGGCGGCGATATAAAAAATGCCGCCGCCGATATCATTGGAAAGCGAGGGAAGATCCCGGATGAAGACCGGCAAGGCGATAAGCGAGAGGCTCTGCGCCACTGAAAGCACATCTATCTGCCGGCGCAAAACCCGGTTAAGCCCACCCGACCCCAGGCACAACAGGAAAATATACAAAAACGAGCTGAAAACATACGTCGTATTATTGTCAAACAAGGCATTGGTCAGAAAAAACGTGCTGGGATAGGCCAATCGCGTGTGTAAATTACCCAGTCCGGGCACTATGGAATATTGCTCATTCCACTTTAAAGCCTGGTCATGATACAGCCAGGTATCGTAGGTGGTCATGGGATTGAATGAGTAGAAAAGTATTTGTGTCAAAACGACAAAAAACACAAGAATGATGATCCAGTGGATTTGCCTGATGGCGGCGGCCTGCTGTTTCAATACGAAAGCGACAAACCTGCGGTCAACGGCCGCATAAAACGCGGCCATACCCACGGGGATCAGGTAAGAGTTGATCGGCAGGAAAAAATGCGTGACCAATAAGATGGCGGTAAGCGCCGCTGTTCCCAGCGCCCACAACGACCACAAGGGTATGGGATCCGGCTTATCTTCTTTGATGGCAATCGTAATCAGCCTCAGCGTGGCGATCCCGAGAAGCAGCAAAAGAAGGGCACAAAATAGCCACTGTCCAGCCAGCAGAATTTTCATTAAAATACCTGATAAAAGTCGGATCAACCAGCCGCCATGACAAATAATGTCACTGGATCATAACATTATTTGTAAAACACTTCCCTCCGTCGAAAACCCTTCAATCTTTTTTATAACATAAAACGCTTAAATTCAAGTCGTTATACAGCTCTCCGGGGTTATTCCAACGGTGGTATATATTTTGCTTTTAATAGTTCAGAAATTAAACAATTCAAAGAAACAAACCATCCAGTTTTTGGATAAGAAAATACCAGGGGAAAAATTCCGGCAGCGGTAACGGAAAAATCATCTATAAACAATGGGGGCGCACGTCATGGCCGACAACTTGGGAAAAACAATTGATCAACTTTGGTTCCGGGTTCAGCTGTTCATTGAAACCACAGGGGAGCAGGAACGGTTCGGGCAGTTGACCGAAAGAGAATTTATCCTGTTGGACTACCTGGATAAGAAAAAGGAAGCCAGCTTTTCCGAGTTGTCCGCTTTTTTCAAGAAAGTCAGCCGCAGCACCATGTCCGGCATCCTGAAAAGATTTCACCAGAAAAAACTGGTTTCCCGCCGGGAAGACCCCCGAGACCTGCGCTCCAATGTCTTTTCCGTGACAGCCAAAGGCCGGCGGATGCTGGAGCCGGTCCGGCAGAGGCAGGCGGAAATCTCACATGTCATCGCGGACTCACTGCAACTGACGCCCGAGGGAACCCGGACGCTGACCGAAGCGATCATGCGGGTGAACCGGACCTTTGATCAATGGATGGCGCTGTCGGGGGTTTCGGAAACCGGGGAATCGGATAAGGACGGTGGGTTGCGGAATTAATGAACAGGGGTATTGAAGAAGGAGAAAGTGTTGCATCTCCACTAAATTAAAATCCGTATAATTTACCATTCATGCTAAAGCCAAACCCCGGGTGACCGGGGGACGGAAAGCAACGGATCTTTAAAAAAAATAAAGACAGCCGGGCCGCCATGAGGGGGACAGGTTTGAAGCCAGGCTGTCTTCAACCGCAGACTGTCCAGCTTTTTATTGGGGGACAGAGAAAGTGAGGGGGATTATGAGAAAAAATAAAAAATTTTGTCTGGTCGCAGTTGCGGTTATGCTTTTTACCGGCGCGGCGGTATTTTCCGCGGCATCGCCTTTAATTCCTTTTCCTTTGCCGGAGAGCGGCGTGAACACCTGCTACGGAAGCAGTGGCGTTCTGCCTTCCTGTCCCCGACCGGGCGAGGATTACTACGGCCAGGACGCCAGTTACACTTTTCACCCGATGTCCTACACCAAGCTGGATGCCAGCGGGAACACTCTTCCGGATTCCGCCACCTCCTGGGCGATTGTACGGGACAATGTCACCGGTCTGCTCTGGGAGGTGAAAACCAACAAAGACGGTATCGTAAACTACAACAATCCCCACGACGCGGATAATGCTTACTCCTGGTATGACAGCAACCCGGCAACCAACGGCGGTGATGCCGGAGAACCCGGAAACGGCACGGACACGGAAGACTTCCTCGCTAAATTAAACAACGCCAATTTCGGCGGCCGTTCCGACTGGCGAATACCCACCCTGGGAGAAATGCTCACTATTAATCATTATAACGTCATTGGCACCGGGATTGATACAAATTATTTCCCGAACTTAAAGCAAATAGGGGATGAGAATATCTACTACAACACCGCTACGACTACGGTATTCTACCCCGGTGGAATTTGGCTGCTCAAGTTCTGTGGACTTGACGCCACCATATTGAACAGCAATAAATTTTTTCAGGAAGCTACTTTCGCGGTGAGCGGGATGAA
Protein-coding regions in this window:
- a CDS encoding DUF533 domain-containing protein, which translates into the protein MFNPEKLLGGLLRSGMKRGGLGSLVSSGAALGLLGVAMEAVEHYMNRPAGTAGSGMIPPAPSSAGAGVAGTVPPPPPGQPASAPPPPPPGGPPVPPPAAADSGSDQAVLLIRAMIAAANADGVIDAPERTAILDRLKSVQLSPEEHQFIMQELLEPRPMREIAAAAATPELASQVYLASLLAITVDTDEELDYLQGLARALRLDKETLAALHEQAGVNVFF
- the proS gene encoding proline--tRNA ligase — its product is MAKQEQQGISPTRAENYAEWYQQVVRAADMAELSPVRGCMVIKPWGYELWENIRFTLDGMFKSCGVKNAYFPIFIPLAFLEKEAAHVEGFAKECAVVTHHRLEKSGQGLAPAGPLAEPLIVRPTSETIIGDAFSRWVKSYRDLPVVINQWANVVRWEMRTRIFLRTTEFLWQEGHTAHATEAEATERMAQMLDMYELLARDYLAIPVIKGRKTETERFPGAVETRCIEAMMQDRKALQAGTSHMLGQNFARASDIRFQTEKGEEAFAWTTSWGVSTRLIGGLIMCHADDDGMVMPPRISPAHVVLLPIIRKETDRQTVMTVVDNLARRLRSITYAGRPLTVETDARDLGGARNWEWIKKGIPLRVEIGPRDIEQNSVAVARRDRSHRDKTFLGLEQFEAEIVNILDDIQATLLGRAVAHREQNTVRIDDQKAFYEFFTPKNPDNPEIHGGFALSPWCGSARCEEKIKEDLSVTIRCLPLDESRAADAGPCVCCGGRGEIRGVFAKAY
- a CDS encoding mannose-1-phosphate guanylyltransferase/mannose-6-phosphate isomerase, which produces MLFPVILAGGSGTRLWPLSRQFYPKQLMPLTGSDTMIQATVRRLAGVPDMGRPIVLCNEIHRFMVAEQMRKIEAAPDRIILEPFGRNTAPAVAVAALAALERDGDPTLLVMPSDHYIEDGRFADGYSFSEALTVGRFFADLGALIAFGVVPAAPETGYGYIRKGSPPEISGGVPLEFAKAARIDAFVEKPDRQTAEDYLRTGRYFWNSGMFMFKAAAMLSELERFAPDIVHHCREAVVKGRVDLDFFRLDEKMFEACPSDSIDYAVMEKTDRGVMVPLAARWNDLGSWEALWGVGDKDGDRNVIEGDVVTRDVTNCYLRSTSRMLAAVGIDNHIIVETADAVLISPRDRAQDVKAIVDQLKQGSRREALNHKTGYRPWGTCEQLVISGRFHVNRLTVRRGEKLSLQRHRHRAEHWVVLSGRALVRKGDQVLELTANASVDIPPGVVHRLENIGDGVLDVIEVQTGEVLGETDIERLEDVYGRSMS
- the ispG gene encoding flavodoxin-dependent (E)-4-hydroxy-3-methylbut-2-enyl-diphosphate synthase, which encodes MTAFNIKRRKTRRIHVGPVPVGGGAPIAVQSMTNTDTSDVAATVAQIDRLQEAGCEIVRVAVPDMDAAEAIAAIKKQIRIPLIADVHFNWRLAVAALEAGADGLRINPGNIGGRDKTCKVIARAKEKGVPIRIGVNAGSVEKDLLKKHGGPTAAAMAESVFRNIAIFEAAGFDNIKISVKASDVHRTVACYRLVAEQCDYPLHVGVTEAGGLVPGLVKSSVGIGLLLADGIGDTIRVSLTRDPVEEVRAGFEILKALDIRRVGPEIISCPTCGRCRIDLFSIAEAVERSLMKMRAPFTVAVMGCAVNGPGEAKGADVGIAGGDGAGVLFKKGRIVKTMPEDKLVEALLKEAQRLEKQWRRKSDKKE
- the argC gene encoding N-acetyl-gamma-glutamyl-phosphate reductase → MIRAVVVGATGYTGAELIRLLVRHPDVEVTMVTSRQYIGQPVADIYPSFAGDVDAVCREFSADEVAENADVVFTALPHELPMTIAPGLLDRGCRVIDLSADFRFSDPGVYETVYRQHTAPDYCRQSVYGLCEIYQEKIREARLVGNPGCYPTSILLPLIPLIRREVLGGTAIIADSKSGVSGAGRSPSLGVHICEVSESFKAYKVNGHRHAPEIRSVLSAEAGGPVGLTFVPHLVPMIRGMLSTVYADLAGDLTAGDVRDILGDCYRGRKFVRICPEGRFPETRFVRGSNYCDIGVAVDAPTRRLILVSAIDNLVKGASGQAVQNMNIMFGLPEDRGLDMIPFPV
- the cysQ gene encoding 3'(2'),5'-bisphosphate nucleotidase CysQ, giving the protein MDDDFQLLLVSLRAGAEAGQAILDVYHSDFAVEQKEDKTPLTLADRRAHEIITAHLAPTGIPILSEEGRNIPFPERRQWKRLWMVDPLDGTKEFVKRNGEFTVNIALIDNDAPVMGVVLVPVKSLLYFGARGLGAYVIEDQSVIDDVGTGNIRSVEEVLARATSLPRALPPRSTLKIVGSRSHLTDEVRDFVEKMREAHGEVEFTSAGSSLKICLVAAGEADIYPRLGPTMEWDIAAGQAVAENAGARFYCHETGQPMVYNRENMTNPWFIVERAGFSR